GTCTTGCTTTTTGTAAGAATACTTAGTGATTTTCTTATTTCGTGTTCGTTGTCGGCATCAAGAGAGGCTGTGGCTTCATCGACTAGGATAATTGGGGTATTTTTTAATAAGGCTCTTGCGATTGAAATTCTCTGTTTTTCTCCACCAGACAAAGTAGAGCCGCCTTCTCCGATTATAGTGTCGTATCCATTTTCGCTTTCCATTATAAAATCGTGACAATTGGCATTTTTAGCCGCATTTATCACTTCTTCCTTTGTAGCCTTTGGTTTTCCCAGCCTTATGTTATTTTCAAAAGTGTCATTTACCAAGTAGACATCTTGAAAAATCATGCTTATATTTGTAAGCAGCTCTTCAGGGTATATTTTTTGGATATTTATTCCACCAATGGTAATTTCACCGGACTGGCAGTCCCAGAATCTTGCAATAAGGCTGGTAACAGTTGTTTTCCCAGAACCTGATGAACCGACTAGAGCAGTTTTTGTCCCCTGTTTTGCTTCAAAAGTAATGTTTTTTAAAACAGGAGTGTCTTTTTCATAAGAAAAATTTACATTCTGAAATTTTATATTATAATTTGGTAAAGTAACTTTTTCAAGTTCATAGGAAATTTCCTTTTCATTATGTACATTTATCAGCTTATCTGTGGCAAGTTTCAAGTATTGGATAAAAGTATATTGTGTAGAAAAGGCTTTTAGCACGTTTGAAAGTGAAAGTCCAATAATTATGTATGAAAAAAATTCCACTTTATTAATGGAAGAAGCCATAAAAAGTTGTGTAGACACAAGCAGAAGCAAGGCAAAGGAAATATCCGTAATAAGCTGAAAAATCATAACATAAGGGGCAAGAGCAATTTCAGTATTTATACTTTCCCTTTTCAAATCATTAAAGCTGTCTTTTAACCTCTTAAATCGTTCCCCAGTCAGATTATATGCTTTAAAAAGTTCCATTCCAGCGATATATTCCACCATCCGTGAAACAACATTATCCATAGTATGCTTCTTTTTCAATGCTATTTTTGCACCTTTTTTCGTTCCCAGAATGACAAATACTAATCCAGCCAGCGAGATTATTAGTTGCAGTATGGCAAGCAAGGGAGAAATTGCAAATATAATTAACAGAAGATAAATTGTCAGTATAGATAACTTTATAATTTCTGATGTGCTGTGAGTTATAACCTGCTCAAAATCTTGTAAATCATTTGTCATAATATTAATAATATTCCCAATGTTATGACTGTTAAAGTATCCCAGATTCAAATTTCTCAAATGATCCCCCATCCTGATTCTCAAATCCTGAATAATTTTAGCTCCCTCGGTTTGAATCCCAATATATCCGATACGATTTAATATAAATCTACAAATAATTGCAAAAATCATAATAAAAGTATAGATTATTAATTTTTTCATCGTAAAATTATTATTCATCAAATCAATAATTGTAAAATAAAACATTGCATAGTTCATCATATAAAATAAGGCGTCTATTGTTAGAAAAAATATTGGATTTTTCAAATTTTTATATTTATTTCCAGCAAGAGTTTTTATATTTCTAATATCGTTAATCATTATCTGCACCCCCTAAATTTCCTTATTTTTCATCAAATCATTATCGCTATATAAATTCCATAAATGCCAGTATTCAGACTTGTTTTGCAGAAGCTTTTTGTGAGTACCTTGCTCGGTAATACGTCCTTTATTCATTACAACGATATTATCGGCATTTTTTATTGTGTAAAGCCTGTGAGCGATGATAATGGCAGATTTTCCTTTTAGTAAAGTACGTAAAGCCTCCTGAATCTTGGCTTCGTTTTCAATGTCGGAGTAGGAAGTAACTTCGTCTAGCACAATAATTGGGGCATTTTTTAAAATGGCACGAGCTATTGAAATTCTCTGCTTTTCCCCTCCGCTTAACTTAATCCCGCCTTCTCCAATCACAGTTTCATATTTTTGAGGCAAAGACATTATAAAATTGTGAATTTGTGCCTTTTTTGCTGCATTTTCCACTTCTTCCAGCGAATAATCCTTCCCCATTCTTATATTTTCAAAAATAGTGTCGTGAAGCATAAATGTATCTTGAAATACGAATGAAACATTATCAGCCAATCCTGTGTAAGCGAAGTCCTTAATATCAGTTCCGTCAATCGTTATTTTCCCGCTATTTATATCCCAAAATCTTCCAAGCAGAAGTCCTATCGTTGTTTTTCCTGAGCCAGAAGACCCGACAAGTGCAGTTGAAGTTCCAGCCTTTATTTCCAAGGAAAAGTCATTTATAACATTTTTATTTTTATATGCAAAATTTACATTTTCATATTTGATAAAACCTGAAAAATTAGAAGGGAAATTTGTGTTTCCAGATTTTTGCTCCTGTTCCCCATTGATTTCCATAATTTTCCCTAACCCTTTAGTTAATGCGGAAAGATGGTGTGCCAAGTCAAATAATGCCTTTAATGAGCTTAAAAAAATTGTACTCATTAAAATAAATAAAATATACACAGATACTGAAATTTGATTATAAAACAGCATAAGTCCGCCAACGGGAATAATGAAAAGCAGCCCCGAATCAGTTAGACAGAGAAAAATCGAGTAAAACGGCACACTTAGTTCTGTAAGCTCAATCCAGTAATCTGCATATTCCTGAGTAATATCCCGATAATCCTTGAATGATTTAGCAGTAAGATTAAATGCTTTCATAACGTTCATTGCATTTATGTATTCCATAATAGTAGCGTTTAAGTTTGCAAGAAGAGTGTAATAATGTTCAACACGACTTCCATAACTTTGAAACATTTTTCCCTGTGCCATTATGCTCAAAATAATTGGAATAAATAAAACAAGTGTCAATTTCCAGTTAAAGTAAATCATAATCCCTAAAAATATTATCGGAGTTACAAGTGCCGATGATAAATCTGGAATCTGATGTGCAATAAAGAGTTCCAATTTTTCAATATCCTCATTAATAATCTTTTTCAGTTTTCCAGTCATATTTTTCTTAAAAAACCCCATATTCAGCTTTGACAAATGCTCAATCAAATCAATCCGAATCTTATACAAAATTGAAAAAGCCGCAATATGTGAAAAAACACCTGATAAAATTTGCATAATTATTTTTACAATTATAAAAAATATTGCAATAAATACACAGAACTTTATTTTCAAATAATCAATATTTGTTTTAAAAAGCTCCAAAACAATCTGATACACAAGAAGATAAGGGACAGCAGATAATGTTGTACCAATTATACTGAATATTGCTGAAAAAATCAGCTTTATCCTATGTTTACCAGATAGACTTAGCAAGTATTTCAATTCTTTCATAATAACTCCTCCATTCATTTGTTTATAAAGGACTTTTTTTTAACAGAATTTTACTTGAAAATCATTTTAGTTGAATTAATAAATTTAGAAATGTGGTGATTTTTGGAATAAAAACGATAGTTTCCTCTTTTTTCTAATTAAGAGAAAAAACTAAAAAATATAATAAAAATTTTTATTAACAAAGAATTACTAAATTTAAATGAAAACCATAATCTAAAGACTGAAGAAAAAAATTAAAATTTTTCAAAAGTATAGATTCCTAGTCTGTTATTAACAATATAGAAGAACGGAATAAATAATTTTTTCCATCCAGGAAGATGCAATTTCATTTCATCGGTAAAATTAATAAGTCCAGTTTGCTTTAATTTTGGATTTAATTTTACAACTTCACTTCCGTCCTTTACTCCCCACTTAAAAGTTGCGTCCATATTTTTTAGTACGTCGTGATGTTTTGTCGCTTTTACTGTTCCTTTATAAAGCAAGTCAAATTGGGCTTCAAAAGAATCAAAACTGTCAGTCAGCATTTCCAAAAACTCTTTAATCTGTTTTTCCTCAAAATACATGAGAACACCTTCTGAAATGATAAGCAGTTTTTTACCATTTAACTTAATTTCCTTAGTCCAGCTCGAATCAAATGCCGATTTTGAAATGTCAGTAACCCTTTCATTAGGCCCAAAGAATAACTTTCTTTCTTCAATCACTTCAGGCAAGTCAAGGTTATACCATCGTATTTTCCCATTGTCAACTCTTAAAAATCGAGTATCAAGACCGCTTCCTATGGAGACAATCACACAATCTGGATATTTTTCCATAAATTTTCTTACTTGATTGTCCATGACTTTTGCACGTGACAGAATTCCATAGTATGAAGCCCAGGCCTTTTGAAATTTTGAAAAATCATAATCCAGCTGTGAAAAAATCTCGAAAGATTTTTTGTCATTTAAAATTGGATTTTTGCTGTTAGCATCTTTTGCACGTGCATATAAGGTAACAAGCATAGTTTCAGAAACATTGTCAAGTTTTATTCCCATAACACGTTCCTCCTTATCATAAAAATTTTGATTATCAAACTATCTAATAGAATTATACCCGCATTTATTCAAAATGCAAGTTTTATTTAAAAAATAAAAATAGCTATTAAACTGTTAAAATCATATAAATTTGGTATTTGAGACCAATAATTATAATCGTAAGACTATTTATATAAAGGAAAACTGATTGAAAAATAGCCTGAATTATGGTAAAATTAGTTATATTTTTATTGAGGGAAATTGATAAATTTGGAGATTTATAAATGGTTAAAAGTAAAGACAGATTTTTTAATTTTGATATTTTAAAATGCATTGCAATTAGTATGGTTTTATTTATTCATATCGTTGCAAGCGAGCTATATAATTATGGTAAAATATCTGGAAACAGATGGATGATGGCAAATATTGCAGATTCATTTAGCAGAATGTGTGTGCCGATATTTGTTATGGTTAGTGGATTTTTTCTGTTGAGAAAAGATGAGGATGTGAAAATATTTTTTAAAAAAAGATTTGCAAAAATTCTTCCTAAGTTTTTTGTATATTCTGTTATTTTTTTTATATTTACAATAATTTTTAAAGGTGTTAAAGATAATGAATTATTTTCAGTTTTTTTTAGAAAATCAACTTATAAGACTATAATTTTGATTTTTTTCCAGAAAGAAAGTTATAATAATTTTTTTTCAAACTTTTTTCAAGGAAAAATTTACTATCATTTGTGGTATATTTATATGATATTGTCGCTTTATTTGATAACTCCGTTTTTACGAAAAGTTGTAGCAAAAATTGATAGAAAAAGTATTAATTATCTAGTTTTTATATGGATAATATTTATGATTTTAGTACCATTTCTAAATGTGATTTTTAAGAAAAATATAAAAATATATTCTCCAGCTGGGCAATATGTAGGTTACTTCTTAATTGGCTATTTACTTGCAAAAAAGCCTTTGAATATGAAAAAATGGAAAAAATATACAGGTTTTTTAATAGCAGTGTCACTAACTGTCTTTTTAACATATATATTTACAAAATCAAGTGGAAAATTTTTTGACTATTTTTACGATTATCACTCAGTTAGTGTATTTATAGCCACAGTTTTTCTTTATGATTATATTGTAAATATTTTTGATGGAGAAAAAGTTTTAGGCAAAGTAAAAGGAATTATAAAGCCTATATCAGCAAAAACTTATGATATTTATTTAATTCATCCGATTTTTTTATTTTTTTGCGAAAGAATATTAAAATCCAGAATGAATTATTTTTTATATATAATTATTACGTTTTTAATAGTATTTTTACTATCATTTTTTACAAGTGAAATATTAGATAGAATATATAATTTTTTAGCTGGAATGAATAAATGGAGGGAGAAATATGGCAGAAAAAAAGACTAGAAATAGAAAGCCTTTGCCAATAGGGGTGTCCGATTTTAAGGAAATTGTAGAAAATAATTATTATTATATTGATAAAACAAAGCTAATTGAAGATATTTTACACTACAGAGCAAAAGTAAACTTATTCACACGTCCAAGAAGATTTGGAAAAACCCTTAATATGTCAATGATTAAATATTTTTTCGATATAGAAAATAAAGAAGAAAACCGAAAATTATTTGAAGAATTAAGTATTTCTGAAAGTGAACACATGCA
This is a stretch of genomic DNA from Leptotrichia hofstadii. It encodes these proteins:
- a CDS encoding acyltransferase, with the protein product MVKSKDRFFNFDILKCIAISMVLFIHIVASELYNYGKISGNRWMMANIADSFSRMCVPIFVMVSGFFLLRKDEDVKIFFKKRFAKILPKFFVYSVIFFIFTIIFKGVKDNELFSVFFRKSTYKTIILIFFQKESYNNFFSNFFQGKIYYHLWYIYMILSLYLITPFLRKVVAKIDRKSINYLVFIWIIFMILVPFLNVIFKKNIKIYSPAGQYVGYFLIGYLLAKKPLNMKKWKKYTGFLIAVSLTVFLTYIFTKSSGKFFDYFYDYHSVSVFIATVFLYDYIVNIFDGEKVLGKVKGIIKPISAKTYDIYLIHPIFLFFCERILKSRMNYFLYIIITFLIVFLLSFFTSEILDRIYNFLAGMNKWREKYGRKKD
- a CDS encoding class I SAM-dependent methyltransferase, with protein sequence MGIKLDNVSETMLVTLYARAKDANSKNPILNDKKSFEIFSQLDYDFSKFQKAWASYYGILSRAKVMDNQVRKFMEKYPDCVIVSIGSGLDTRFLRVDNGKIRWYNLDLPEVIEERKLFFGPNERVTDISKSAFDSSWTKEIKLNGKKLLIISEGVLMYFEEKQIKEFLEMLTDSFDSFEAQFDLLYKGTVKATKHHDVLKNMDATFKWGVKDGSEVVKLNPKLKQTGLINFTDEMKLHLPGWKKLFIPFFYIVNNRLGIYTFEKF
- a CDS encoding ABC transporter ATP-binding protein — protein: MINDIRNIKTLAGNKYKNLKNPIFFLTIDALFYMMNYAMFYFTIIDLMNNNFTMKKLIIYTFIMIFAIICRFILNRIGYIGIQTEGAKIIQDLRIRMGDHLRNLNLGYFNSHNIGNIINIMTNDLQDFEQVITHSTSEIIKLSILTIYLLLIIFAISPLLAILQLIISLAGLVFVILGTKKGAKIALKKKHTMDNVVSRMVEYIAGMELFKAYNLTGERFKRLKDSFNDLKRESINTEIALAPYVMIFQLITDISFALLLLVSTQLFMASSINKVEFFSYIIIGLSLSNVLKAFSTQYTFIQYLKLATDKLINVHNEKEISYELEKVTLPNYNIKFQNVNFSYEKDTPVLKNITFEAKQGTKTALVGSSGSGKTTVTSLIARFWDCQSGEITIGGINIQKIYPEELLTNISMIFQDVYLVNDTFENNIRLGKPKATKEEVINAAKNANCHDFIMESENGYDTIIGEGGSTLSGGEKQRISIARALLKNTPIILVDEATASLDADNEHEIRKSLSILTKSKTVITIAHKLNTIKDYDKIIVMSDGIIEEIGNHNQLMKNKGRYYKMYIEMEKAQSEFELI
- a CDS encoding ABC transporter ATP-binding protein; this encodes MKELKYLLSLSGKHRIKLIFSAIFSIIGTTLSAVPYLLVYQIVLELFKTNIDYLKIKFCVFIAIFFIIVKIIMQILSGVFSHIAAFSILYKIRIDLIEHLSKLNMGFFKKNMTGKLKKIINEDIEKLELFIAHQIPDLSSALVTPIIFLGIMIYFNWKLTLVLFIPIILSIMAQGKMFQSYGSRVEHYYTLLANLNATIMEYINAMNVMKAFNLTAKSFKDYRDITQEYADYWIELTELSVPFYSIFLCLTDSGLLFIIPVGGLMLFYNQISVSVYILFILMSTIFLSSLKALFDLAHHLSALTKGLGKIMEINGEQEQKSGNTNFPSNFSGFIKYENVNFAYKNKNVINDFSLEIKAGTSTALVGSSGSGKTTIGLLLGRFWDINSGKITIDGTDIKDFAYTGLADNVSFVFQDTFMLHDTIFENIRMGKDYSLEEVENAAKKAQIHNFIMSLPQKYETVIGEGGIKLSGGEKQRISIARAILKNAPIIVLDEVTSYSDIENEAKIQEALRTLLKGKSAIIIAHRLYTIKNADNIVVMNKGRITEQGTHKKLLQNKSEYWHLWNLYSDNDLMKNKEI